The sequence GAGTTCCATTTGGAAGAGGTAGAGGTGGTTTAAAGTACCTTCCTTCTCAATTCGAAATTCTTCCCCAAGTATACCTTTCTCACCTGCTCATCGGAGGCCAGCTCTTCCGCAGTTCCCGACTTTAAGATATTACCTTCGAATAGTAAATAAGCTCTGTCAGTAATCGAGAGCGTTTCCTGAACATTGTGGTCAGTAATGAGAATCCCGATATTCTTAGTTTTAAGTTGGGCTACGATAGACTGAATGTCTTCAACTGCGATAGGGTCTACACCCGCGAATGGCTCGTCCAAAAGAATAAATTTTGGGTCTGTAGCCAGCGCCCTGGCAATTTCGGTGCGTCGACGCTCGCCTCCTGAAAGAAAGTCTCCACGGTTTGTGCGGACATGCCCTAAACCAAGCTCTTCGATCAGCGACTCCAATTTAATCGACTGCTCTTTCTTGGTCAGCTTGGTCATTTCCAGTACAGCCTTTACGTTGTCCTCGACGCTGAGCTTTCTGAAAACACTTGGCTCCTGTGGAAGGTAGCCAACGCCTAGCTGCGCGCGCTCATACATGGCCCTGTCAGTAATGTCTTCATTATCTAGAAATATCTTACCAGAATTAGGCTGAACCAAACCCACCGTCATATAAAAGGTGGTAGTTTTCCCTGCACCGTTTGGCCCGAGCAAGCCTACGATTTCACCTTGTTCTACCTGCACGGAAACTCCCTTAACCACAACGCGGCTCTTGTATTTCTTAATCAGGTTTTCAGCTCGAAGAATCATAATAGTCTAGAATTTGATGTCGAATCCAAGAAGCAAGCCAAATTTTGGCGCATTGGGATTGTCAAGATAGGTTAATCGCCAAATGGCATCCACTCTGAAAAAGCGAAAAATGTTTTCCACTCCCAGATATGCCTCAGCGAAGGGTCCATCGGTGAATGTATATGTCAAGTCAGGCAATACCAATTCTTCGGTATTTACTTGACCAAAGGATCCGTAAATCCCATTTATTCCAACAATTTCTCTCCATTTCAGCTTCTTAAAAAGCGGAATCTTATTGAAGAAAAAACCTTCGA comes from Cryomorphaceae bacterium 1068 and encodes:
- the lptB gene encoding LPS export ABC transporter ATP-binding protein — its product is MILRAENLIKKYKSRVVVKGVSVQVEQGEIVGLLGPNGAGKTTTFYMTVGLVQPNSGKIFLDNEDITDRAMYERAQLGVGYLPQEPSVFRKLSVEDNVKAVLEMTKLTKKEQSIKLESLIEELGLGHVRTNRGDFLSGGERRRTEIARALATDPKFILLDEPFAGVDPIAVEDIQSIVAQLKTKNIGILITDHNVQETLSITDRAYLLFEGNILKSGTAEELASDEQVRKVYLGKNFELRRKVL